The following are from one region of the Hemibagrus wyckioides isolate EC202008001 linkage group LG24, SWU_Hwy_1.0, whole genome shotgun sequence genome:
- the LOC131345432 gene encoding class I histocompatibility antigen, F10 alpha chain-like isoform X3 encodes MSVHGKKTSLSITAVNVSDTGLYYCSFIQQAEMKFCKSVYLQVKGGNETLVNDMNKAADRGCLNVFFMLTVVFGAVSMILLSMLIFIIQKYRKKETGVNAKVYEDQESESLNYAALQLSNQKSKRKGKHDALEYQYVIYSLVRQEKVTHTLQYLYTAVTPGINFPEYTDAGLVDGEPFVYYDSNIKKYIPKTEWIKMIIDDPDYWTSGTQIQNAQQETYKADVITLMQRFNQTGGFHTLQRMYGCEIDDDGTIRGYEQLGYDGEDFISLDLEHVTWTAAKPQAVISKNKLDTEGAAPFEKFYLENICIEWLNKYVSHGRETLERKVRPEVSIFHKHSSPDVVCHTTGFYPKEVVITWKKDGEVMLEDVELRETLPNQDGSFQKRSILKVSAEELQKHNYTCVVQHSSLDKEIVKIIPRDGGSGVLRIGVLAAVLVIAVFVGFLIWKKKSGFTQVSQNMNHSQQQWVHL; translated from the exons ATGTCAGTTCACGGCAAGAAaacctctctctccatcactgctGTAAATGTCTCTGACACAGGACTGTATTACTGCAGCTTCATTCAACAAGCCGAAATGAAATTTTGTAAATCAGTCTACTTACAAGTGAAAG GGGGAAATGAAACACTTGTCAATGACATGAACAAAGCAGCAG ACCGTGGCTGCTTGAATGTGTTTTTCATGCTGACTGTAGTGTTTGGTGCAGTGAGTATGATTCTTCTCAGTATGCTGATCTTCATcatacagaagtacagaaaaaaagaaacag GTGTTAATGCTAAAGTTTATGAG GATCAGGAGTCTGAATCACTAAATTACGCTGCCCTACAGCTCTCTAATCAGAAAAGCAAGAGGAAAGGGAAACATGATGCACTGGAATATCAATACGTTATTTATTCTCTTGTCAGACAGGAGAAGG TCACTCATACACTCCAGTACCTCTACACTGCAGTCACACCAGGAATAAATTTCCCAGAATACACTGATGCTGGTCTGGTTGATGGAGAGCCATTTGTGTACTATGACAGTAACATAAAGAAATACATCCCAAAAACTGAGTGGATAAAGATGATCATTGATGATCCAGACTACTGGACCAGTGGGACACAGATTCAGAATGCTCAACAAGAGACCTACAAAGCAGATGTGATCACACTAATGCAGCGCTTTAATCAGACTGGAG GGTTTCACACGCTACAGAGGATGTACGGCTGTGAAATTGATGATGATGGGACTATTAGAGGTTATGAGCAGTTAGGATATGATGGAGAAGATTTCATCAGTCTGGATCTGGAACATGTCACCTGGACTGCAGCTAAACCTCAGGCTGTTATCTCCAAAAACAAACTGGATACTGAAGGAGCTGCTCCTTTTGAAAAATTTTATCTGGAGAACATCTGTATTGAATGGTTAAATAAATACGTGTCCCATGGCAGAGAGACTCTGGAGAGGAAAG TTCGTCCTGAGGTATCCATCTTCCACAAACACTCGTCTCCAGATGTGGTGTGTCACACTACAGGTTTCTACCCTAAAGAAGTGGTGATCACCTGGAAGAAGGATGGAGAGGTCATGCTTGAGGACGTGGAGCTCAGGGAGACGTTACCAAACCAGGATGGAAGCTTCCAGAAGAGAAGCATTCTGAAAGTCTCAGCTGAGGAGCTGCAGAAACACAACTACACCTGTGTGGTTCAGCACAGCAGCCTGGACAAGGAGATCGTGAAGATCATCCCGAGAG ATGGAGGATCTGGTGTACTGCGTATTGGTGTTCTTGCTGCAGTCTTGGttattgctgtttttgttgGATTTCTCATCTGGAAGAAAAAATCTG GCTTCACACAAGTTTCACAAAACATGAACC ATTCACAGCAGCAATGGGTTCATTTGTga
- the LOC131345092 gene encoding class I histocompatibility antigen, F10 alpha chain-like isoform X2: protein MIRCTLINLLWISFSVHRSYSVTYTLQYLYTAVTPGINFPEYTEVGLVDGEPFVYYDSNIRKYIPKTEWIKKISDDDPDYWTSGTQIQNAQQETYKADVITLMQRFNQTGGFHTLQRMYGCEIHDDGTIRGYEQLGYDGEDFISLDLEHVTWTAAKPQAVISKNKLNFAGAAPFEKYYLENICIEWLKKYASHGRETLERKVRPEVSIFHKHSSPDVVCHTTGFYPKEVVITWKKDGEVMLEDVELRETLPNQDGSFQKRSILKVSAEELQKHNYTCVVQHSSLDKEIVKIIPRDGGSGVLRIGVLAAVLVIAVFVGFLIWKKKSDFKQVPQNMNPSEEKRLQK from the exons aTGATTCGCTGCACTTTAATCAATCTTCTCTGGATTTCATTCTCTGTTCATCGGTCTTACTCAG tcacatatacactccaGTACCTCTACACTGCAGTCACACCAGGAATAAATTTCCCAGAATACACTGAGGTTGGTCTGGTTGATGGAGAGCCATTTGTGTACTATGACAGTAACATAAGGAAATACATCCCAAAAACTGAGTGGATAAAGAAGATCAGTGATGATGATCCAGACTACTGGACCAGTGGGACACAGATTCAGAATGCTCAACAAGAGACCTACAAAGCAGATGTGATCACACTAATGCAGCGCTTTAATCAGACTGGAG GGTTTCACACGCTACAGAGGATGTACGGCTGTGAGATCCATGATGATGGGACTATTAGAGGTTATGAGCAGTTAGGATATGATGGAGAAGATTTCATCAGTCTGGATCTGGAACATGTCACCTGGACTGCAGCTAAACCTCAGGCTGTTATCTCcaaaaacaaactgaattttGCAGGAGCTGCTCCTTTTGAGAAATATTATCTGGAGAACATCTGTATtgaatggttaaaaaaatacgCGTCCCATGGCAGAGAGACTCTGGAAAGGAAAG TTCGTCCTGAGGTATCCATCTTCCACAAACACTCGTCTCCAGATGTGGTGTGTCACACTACAGGTTTCTACCCTAAAGAAGTGGTGATCACCTGGAAGAAGGATGGAGAGGTCATGCTTGAGGACGTGGAGCTCAGGGAGACGTTACCAAACCAGGATGGAAGCTTCCAGAAGAGAAGCATTCTGAAAGTCTCAGCTGAGGAGCTGCAGAAACACAACTACACCTGTGTGGTTCAGCACAGCAGCCTGGACAAGGAGATCGTGAAGATCATCCCGAGAG ATGGAGGATCTGGTGTACTGCGTATTGGTGTTCTTGCTGCAGTCTTGGttattgctgtttttgttgGATTTCTCATCTGGAAGAAAAAATCAG ATTTCAAACAAGTTCCACAAAACATGAACC CCTCAGAAGAAAAACGACTACAAAAATGA
- the LOC131345092 gene encoding class I histocompatibility antigen, Gogo-B*0201 alpha chain-like isoform X3 gives MSNIRKYIPKTEWIKKISDDDPDYWTSGTQIQNAQQETYKADVITLMQRFNQTGGFHTLQRMYGCEIHDDGTIRGYEQLGYDGEDFISLDLEHVTWTAAKPQAVISKNKLNFAGAAPFEKYYLENICIEWLKKYASHGRETLERKVRPEVSIFHKHSSPDVVCHTTGFYPKEVVITWKKDGEVMLEDVELRETLPNQDGSFQKRSILKVSAEELQKHNYTCVVQHSSLDKEIVKIIPRDGGSGVLRIGVLAAVLVIAVFVGFLIWKKKSDFKQVPQNMNRRSLWFPQCTWCHALPG, from the exons ATGAG TAACATAAGGAAATACATCCCAAAAACTGAGTGGATAAAGAAGATCAGTGATGATGATCCAGACTACTGGACCAGTGGGACACAGATTCAGAATGCTCAACAAGAGACCTACAAAGCAGATGTGATCACACTAATGCAGCGCTTTAATCAGACTGGAG GGTTTCACACGCTACAGAGGATGTACGGCTGTGAGATCCATGATGATGGGACTATTAGAGGTTATGAGCAGTTAGGATATGATGGAGAAGATTTCATCAGTCTGGATCTGGAACATGTCACCTGGACTGCAGCTAAACCTCAGGCTGTTATCTCcaaaaacaaactgaattttGCAGGAGCTGCTCCTTTTGAGAAATATTATCTGGAGAACATCTGTATtgaatggttaaaaaaatacgCGTCCCATGGCAGAGAGACTCTGGAAAGGAAAG TTCGTCCTGAGGTATCCATCTTCCACAAACACTCGTCTCCAGATGTGGTGTGTCACACTACAGGTTTCTACCCTAAAGAAGTGGTGATCACCTGGAAGAAGGATGGAGAGGTCATGCTTGAGGACGTGGAGCTCAGGGAGACGTTACCAAACCAGGATGGAAGCTTCCAGAAGAGAAGCATTCTGAAAGTCTCAGCTGAGGAGCTGCAGAAACACAACTACACCTGTGTGGTTCAGCACAGCAGCCTGGACAAGGAGATCGTGAAGATCATCCCGAGAG ATGGAGGATCTGGTGTACTGCGTATTGGTGTTCTTGCTGCAGTCTTGGttattgctgtttttgttgGATTTCTCATCTGGAAGAAAAAATCAG ATTTCAAACAAGTTCCACAAAACATGAACC GAAGAAGCCTATGGTTCCCCCAGTGTACTTGGTGCCACGCCCTACCTGGTTAG
- the LOC131345092 gene encoding class I histocompatibility antigen, Non-RT1.A alpha-1 chain-like isoform X1 codes for MIRCTLINLLWISFSVHRSYSVTYTLQYLYTAVTPGINFPEYTEVGLVDGEPFVYYDSNIRKYIPKTEWIKKISDDDPDYWTSGTQIQNAQQETYKADVITLMQRFNQTGGFHTLQRMYGCEIHDDGTIRGYEQLGYDGEDFISLDLEHVTWTAAKPQAVISKNKLNFAGAAPFEKYYLENICIEWLKKYASHGRETLERKVRPEVSIFHKHSSPDVVCHTTGFYPKEVVITWKKDGEVMLEDVELRETLPNQDGSFQKRSILKVSAEELQKHNYTCVVQHSSLDKEIVKIIPRDGGSGVLRIGVLAAVLVIAVFVGFLIWKKKSDFKQVPQNMNRRSLWFPQCTWCHALPG; via the exons aTGATTCGCTGCACTTTAATCAATCTTCTCTGGATTTCATTCTCTGTTCATCGGTCTTACTCAG tcacatatacactccaGTACCTCTACACTGCAGTCACACCAGGAATAAATTTCCCAGAATACACTGAGGTTGGTCTGGTTGATGGAGAGCCATTTGTGTACTATGACAGTAACATAAGGAAATACATCCCAAAAACTGAGTGGATAAAGAAGATCAGTGATGATGATCCAGACTACTGGACCAGTGGGACACAGATTCAGAATGCTCAACAAGAGACCTACAAAGCAGATGTGATCACACTAATGCAGCGCTTTAATCAGACTGGAG GGTTTCACACGCTACAGAGGATGTACGGCTGTGAGATCCATGATGATGGGACTATTAGAGGTTATGAGCAGTTAGGATATGATGGAGAAGATTTCATCAGTCTGGATCTGGAACATGTCACCTGGACTGCAGCTAAACCTCAGGCTGTTATCTCcaaaaacaaactgaattttGCAGGAGCTGCTCCTTTTGAGAAATATTATCTGGAGAACATCTGTATtgaatggttaaaaaaatacgCGTCCCATGGCAGAGAGACTCTGGAAAGGAAAG TTCGTCCTGAGGTATCCATCTTCCACAAACACTCGTCTCCAGATGTGGTGTGTCACACTACAGGTTTCTACCCTAAAGAAGTGGTGATCACCTGGAAGAAGGATGGAGAGGTCATGCTTGAGGACGTGGAGCTCAGGGAGACGTTACCAAACCAGGATGGAAGCTTCCAGAAGAGAAGCATTCTGAAAGTCTCAGCTGAGGAGCTGCAGAAACACAACTACACCTGTGTGGTTCAGCACAGCAGCCTGGACAAGGAGATCGTGAAGATCATCCCGAGAG ATGGAGGATCTGGTGTACTGCGTATTGGTGTTCTTGCTGCAGTCTTGGttattgctgtttttgttgGATTTCTCATCTGGAAGAAAAAATCAG ATTTCAAACAAGTTCCACAAAACATGAACC GAAGAAGCCTATGGTTCCCCCAGTGTACTTGGTGCCACGCCCTACCTGGTTAG
- the LOC131345432 gene encoding uncharacterized protein LOC131345432 isoform X2, with protein MSVHGKKTSLSITAVNVSDTGLYYCSFIQQAEMKFCKSVYLQVKGGNETLVNDMNKAADRGCLNVFFMLTVVFGAVSMILLSMLIFIIQKYRKKETGVNAKVYEDQESESLNYAALQLSNQKSKRKGKHDALEYQYVIYSLVRQEKVTHTLQYLYTAVTPGINFPEYTDAGLVDGEPFVYYDSNIKKYIPKTEWIKMIIDDPDYWTSGTQIQNAQQETYKADVITLMQRFNQTGGFHTLQRMYGCEIDDDGTIRGYEQLGYDGEDFISLDLEHVTWTAAKPQAVISKNKLDTEGAAPFEKFYLENICIEWLNKYVSHGRETLERKVRPEVSIFHKHSSPDVVCHTTGFYPKEVVITWKKDGEVMLEDVELRETLPNQDGSFQKRSILKVSAEELQKHNYTCVVQHSSLDKEIVKIIPRDGGSGVLRIGVLAAVLVIAVFVGFLIWKKKSGFTQVSQNMNPLLFDFICSSTLEAKPGENVTIWIEDNFSDNIFYGTIGYVYWLKHTVNSVPVLLGCKQVKISGETQTCYFYNDSERITMSVHGKKTSLSISAVNVSDTGLYYCSFTQLAEMKFCKSVYLQVKEGNETLIKDLDKATVFGAVSMILLSMLIFIIQKHRKKQTGAISEGHEDQDSELLHYAALQLSNKKSKRKGKHDTLEEPNVTYSSVRR; from the exons ATGTCAGTTCACGGCAAGAAaacctctctctccatcactgctGTAAATGTCTCTGACACAGGACTGTATTACTGCAGCTTCATTCAACAAGCCGAAATGAAATTTTGTAAATCAGTCTACTTACAAGTGAAAG GGGGAAATGAAACACTTGTCAATGACATGAACAAAGCAGCAG ACCGTGGCTGCTTGAATGTGTTTTTCATGCTGACTGTAGTGTTTGGTGCAGTGAGTATGATTCTTCTCAGTATGCTGATCTTCATcatacagaagtacagaaaaaaagaaacag GTGTTAATGCTAAAGTTTATGAG GATCAGGAGTCTGAATCACTAAATTACGCTGCCCTACAGCTCTCTAATCAGAAAAGCAAGAGGAAAGGGAAACATGATGCACTGGAATATCAATACGTTATTTATTCTCTTGTCAGACAGGAGAAGG TCACTCATACACTCCAGTACCTCTACACTGCAGTCACACCAGGAATAAATTTCCCAGAATACACTGATGCTGGTCTGGTTGATGGAGAGCCATTTGTGTACTATGACAGTAACATAAAGAAATACATCCCAAAAACTGAGTGGATAAAGATGATCATTGATGATCCAGACTACTGGACCAGTGGGACACAGATTCAGAATGCTCAACAAGAGACCTACAAAGCAGATGTGATCACACTAATGCAGCGCTTTAATCAGACTGGAG GGTTTCACACGCTACAGAGGATGTACGGCTGTGAAATTGATGATGATGGGACTATTAGAGGTTATGAGCAGTTAGGATATGATGGAGAAGATTTCATCAGTCTGGATCTGGAACATGTCACCTGGACTGCAGCTAAACCTCAGGCTGTTATCTCCAAAAACAAACTGGATACTGAAGGAGCTGCTCCTTTTGAAAAATTTTATCTGGAGAACATCTGTATTGAATGGTTAAATAAATACGTGTCCCATGGCAGAGAGACTCTGGAGAGGAAAG TTCGTCCTGAGGTATCCATCTTCCACAAACACTCGTCTCCAGATGTGGTGTGTCACACTACAGGTTTCTACCCTAAAGAAGTGGTGATCACCTGGAAGAAGGATGGAGAGGTCATGCTTGAGGACGTGGAGCTCAGGGAGACGTTACCAAACCAGGATGGAAGCTTCCAGAAGAGAAGCATTCTGAAAGTCTCAGCTGAGGAGCTGCAGAAACACAACTACACCTGTGTGGTTCAGCACAGCAGCCTGGACAAGGAGATCGTGAAGATCATCCCGAGAG ATGGAGGATCTGGTGTACTGCGTATTGGTGTTCTTGCTGCAGTCTTGGttattgctgtttttgttgGATTTCTCATCTGGAAGAAAAAATCTG GCTTCACACAAGTTTCACAAAACATGAACC CTTTGCTCTTTGATTTTATCTGCTCTTCAACGTTGGAGGCAAAACCAGGAGAAAATGTCACTATTTGGATTGAAGACAACTTCTCAGATAATATCTTCTATGGAACTATAGGTTATGTCTACTGGCTCAAGCACACAGTTAATTCAGTTCCAGTTCTTCTTGGGTGCAAGCAGGTTAAAATATCAGGTGAAACACAAACATGCTACTTCTATAATGACAGTGAGAGAATAACGATGTCAGTTCACGGCAAGAAaacctctctctccatcagtgCTGTAAATGTCTCTGACACAGGACTGTATTACTGCAGCTTCACTCAACTGGCTGAAATGAAATTTTGTAAATCAGTCTACTTACAAGTGAAAG AGGGAAATGAAACACTCATCAAGGATTTAGACAAAGCAACAG TGTTTGGTGCAGTGAGTATGATTCTTCTCAGTATGCTGATCTTCATCATACAgaagcacagaaaaaaacaaacag GTGCTATTTCTGAAGGTCATGAG GATCAGGATTCTGAATTGCTACATTATGCCGCTCTACAGCTCTCTAATAAGAAAAGTAAGAGGAAAGGGAAACATGATACACTGGAAGAGCCAAACGTTACATATTCTTCTGTCAGAAGATAG
- the LOC131345432 gene encoding uncharacterized protein LOC131345432 isoform X1, with translation MSVHGKKTSLSITAVNVSDTGLYYCSFIQQAEMKFCKSVYLQVKGGNETLVNDMNKAADRGCLNVFFMLTVVFGAVSMILLSMLIFIIQKYRKKETGVNAKVYEDQESESLNYAALQLSNQKSKRKGKHDALEYQYVIYSLVRQEKVTHTLQYLYTAVTPGINFPEYTDAGLVDGEPFVYYDSNIKKYIPKTEWIKMIIDDPDYWTSGTQIQNAQQETYKADVITLMQRFNQTGGFHTLQRMYGCEIDDDGTIRGYEQLGYDGEDFISLDLEHVTWTAAKPQAVISKNKLDTEGAAPFEKFYLENICIEWLNKYVSHGRETLERKVRPEVSIFHKHSSPDVVCHTTGFYPKEVVITWKKDGEVMLEDVELRETLPNQDGSFQKRSILKVSAEELQKHNYTCVVQHSSLDKEIVKIIPRDGGSGVLRIGVLAAVLVIAVFVGFLIWKKKSGFTQVSQNMNPLLFDFICSSTLEAKPGENVTIWIEDNFSDNIFYGTIGYVYWLKHTVNSVPVLLGCKQVKISGETQTCYFYNDSERITMSVHGKKTSLSISAVNVSDTGLYYCSFTQLAEMKFCKSVYLQVKEGNETLIKDLDKATDRGCLNVFFMLTVVFGAVSMILLSMLIFIIQKHRKKQTGAISEGHEDQDSELLHYAALQLSNKKSKRKGKHDTLEEPNVTYSSVRR, from the exons ATGTCAGTTCACGGCAAGAAaacctctctctccatcactgctGTAAATGTCTCTGACACAGGACTGTATTACTGCAGCTTCATTCAACAAGCCGAAATGAAATTTTGTAAATCAGTCTACTTACAAGTGAAAG GGGGAAATGAAACACTTGTCAATGACATGAACAAAGCAGCAG ACCGTGGCTGCTTGAATGTGTTTTTCATGCTGACTGTAGTGTTTGGTGCAGTGAGTATGATTCTTCTCAGTATGCTGATCTTCATcatacagaagtacagaaaaaaagaaacag GTGTTAATGCTAAAGTTTATGAG GATCAGGAGTCTGAATCACTAAATTACGCTGCCCTACAGCTCTCTAATCAGAAAAGCAAGAGGAAAGGGAAACATGATGCACTGGAATATCAATACGTTATTTATTCTCTTGTCAGACAGGAGAAGG TCACTCATACACTCCAGTACCTCTACACTGCAGTCACACCAGGAATAAATTTCCCAGAATACACTGATGCTGGTCTGGTTGATGGAGAGCCATTTGTGTACTATGACAGTAACATAAAGAAATACATCCCAAAAACTGAGTGGATAAAGATGATCATTGATGATCCAGACTACTGGACCAGTGGGACACAGATTCAGAATGCTCAACAAGAGACCTACAAAGCAGATGTGATCACACTAATGCAGCGCTTTAATCAGACTGGAG GGTTTCACACGCTACAGAGGATGTACGGCTGTGAAATTGATGATGATGGGACTATTAGAGGTTATGAGCAGTTAGGATATGATGGAGAAGATTTCATCAGTCTGGATCTGGAACATGTCACCTGGACTGCAGCTAAACCTCAGGCTGTTATCTCCAAAAACAAACTGGATACTGAAGGAGCTGCTCCTTTTGAAAAATTTTATCTGGAGAACATCTGTATTGAATGGTTAAATAAATACGTGTCCCATGGCAGAGAGACTCTGGAGAGGAAAG TTCGTCCTGAGGTATCCATCTTCCACAAACACTCGTCTCCAGATGTGGTGTGTCACACTACAGGTTTCTACCCTAAAGAAGTGGTGATCACCTGGAAGAAGGATGGAGAGGTCATGCTTGAGGACGTGGAGCTCAGGGAGACGTTACCAAACCAGGATGGAAGCTTCCAGAAGAGAAGCATTCTGAAAGTCTCAGCTGAGGAGCTGCAGAAACACAACTACACCTGTGTGGTTCAGCACAGCAGCCTGGACAAGGAGATCGTGAAGATCATCCCGAGAG ATGGAGGATCTGGTGTACTGCGTATTGGTGTTCTTGCTGCAGTCTTGGttattgctgtttttgttgGATTTCTCATCTGGAAGAAAAAATCTG GCTTCACACAAGTTTCACAAAACATGAACC CTTTGCTCTTTGATTTTATCTGCTCTTCAACGTTGGAGGCAAAACCAGGAGAAAATGTCACTATTTGGATTGAAGACAACTTCTCAGATAATATCTTCTATGGAACTATAGGTTATGTCTACTGGCTCAAGCACACAGTTAATTCAGTTCCAGTTCTTCTTGGGTGCAAGCAGGTTAAAATATCAGGTGAAACACAAACATGCTACTTCTATAATGACAGTGAGAGAATAACGATGTCAGTTCACGGCAAGAAaacctctctctccatcagtgCTGTAAATGTCTCTGACACAGGACTGTATTACTGCAGCTTCACTCAACTGGCTGAAATGAAATTTTGTAAATCAGTCTACTTACAAGTGAAAG AGGGAAATGAAACACTCATCAAGGATTTAGACAAAGCAACAG ACCGTGGCTGCTTGAATGTGTTTTTCATGCTGACTGTAGTGTTTGGTGCAGTGAGTATGATTCTTCTCAGTATGCTGATCTTCATCATACAgaagcacagaaaaaaacaaacag GTGCTATTTCTGAAGGTCATGAG GATCAGGATTCTGAATTGCTACATTATGCCGCTCTACAGCTCTCTAATAAGAAAAGTAAGAGGAAAGGGAAACATGATACACTGGAAGAGCCAAACGTTACATATTCTTCTGTCAGAAGATAG